In the Bos javanicus breed banteng chromosome 4, ARS-OSU_banteng_1.0, whole genome shotgun sequence genome, GATGCGATGAGAAGGGGCTGCTCTAttacagtgtgcaggcttctcattgcggtggcttctcttgttgcagagcacagcctctggGGTGGACAGGCTTCAGTAGATGTAGCACGCAGGCTCCATAGTTGGAGCTCTTGGACTGTATAacgcaggctcaatagttgtggtgcatgggcttagttgctccaaggcatgaggaatcttcccagaccacagagcaaacccatgtcccctatgttggcaggcagattcttatctactgtgccaccagggaagtccagaaaatatttaaacaaagatTTTAGGGAGTGAGGGAAGTAGCCATTCAGGAATCTGGGAAAAGTGTGAAAGTTTTGAGTAAAAAAGTGTCTAATGTGTTCAAGGGAGAGCAGGGAGGCTAGTGTGGCTGGAGTAGAGGTGTGGGTGATGAGGTCAAAGGGGCAGAGGGGGGGCCCATGGTTTTAGGGCCTTTATAGTCCAGTGTacacattttttgtttattctgaGTGAGGGGACCATTGGAGAGTTTTTAGCAGAGACAAGTGACAGAGCttgacttacattttaaaagaagttgTATTGAGAATAGGTTGAATTTAGTAAGGCAAAAATGGGAGATACTGCAATACTCCAGGTTTACCAGAGTGGTAGCAGTGGAGGCAGAGAGAAGTAGTAAGatcagatagacagagtgcctgatgaactatggatggaggttcgtgacactgtacagggatcaagaccatccccaaggaaaagaaattcaaaaaagcaaaatggctgtctgaggaggccttacaaatagttgtgaaaggaagagaagccaaagcaaaggagaaaaggaaagatatacccatttgaatgcagagttccaaagaatagcaaggagagataagaaagcctttccttagtgatcagtgcaaagaaatagaggaaaacaatagaatgggaaagactagagaactcttcaagaaaatcagagataccaagggaacatttcatgcaaagatgggctcaataaaggacagaaatggtatggacctaacagaagcagaagatattaagaggtggcaagaatacacagaactatacaaaaaagatcttcacgacccagataatcacgatggtgtgatcactcagcgccagacatcctggaatgtgaagtgaagtgggccttagaaagcatcactacgaacaaagctagtggaggtgatggaattccagtggagttatttcaaatcctgaaagatgatgctgtgaaagtgctgcatgcaatatgtcagcaaatttagaaaactcagcagtggccagaggattggaaaaggtcagttttcattccaatcccaaagaaaggcaatgccaaagaaagctcaaactaccacacaattgcacttatctcacacgctagtaagctgctgctgctgctaagtcgcttcagtcgtgtccaactctgtgtgaccccatagacagcagcccaccaggctcccccgtccctgggattctccaggcaagaacactggagtgggttgccatttctttctccaatgcataaaagtgaaaagtgaaagtgaagttgctcagtcgtatccgactttagcgaccccatggactgcagcttactaggctcctccgtccacgggattttccagcaaaagtactggagtggggtgccattgccttctctgacactctagtaaagtaatgctcaaaattctccaagccaggcttcagcaatacgtgatcccatgaacttccagatgttcaagctggttttagaaaaggcagaggaaccagagatcaaattgccaacatccactggatcatcaaaaaagcaagagagttccagaaaaacatctatttctgctttattgactatgccaaagcctttgactgtgtggatcacaataaactgtggaaaattctgaaagagatgggaataccagaaaacctgacctgcctcttgaggccttacaaatagctgtgaaaagaagagaagcaaaaagcaaaggagagaggtAGCAGGGAACAGAAGCCAGTATCTGTTGTAATGCTATGGACTTGCCTATAATTTCAAGGCTAAGAATCCGGCGTTTTGGGGTTCCATTTCAGGCTCTGATAAACTACCACCTATAGATAATGTTAAGTAACTTCTCTttgtctcagttttcccatttgtaaagTGGGAAGAAAAGACAACTTCGAGGGTTGGTTATAagctttaaatgagataataggtATAACCCTATTATCTTATTTCACGTTTTGTTCTTGGTTCTTCAGCTCATTATGGGATATGTGCAGagatacaaatgagaaaacacaagATACTGGTGTGGTAAATCCAAATATTTCTATTTGGACATTTTATTTTGAACCTGGGGTAAGTTGTTCGTGGTTGGTATCGTCCATGGTGGAGCTTCTGGGACACTTAGGGAGAAACACGTCTCATTTGTCTTTAGTGGTGCTCTCAATCCAGCTGACGTATTTCTGAACGTTGGTGTAGATGCCCACATCCCCTCCCATGAAGTGTCCGACCTCGATCCCCTGCAGCTTGTTTTTGCAGATGACAGTAGCAACGGCCAGCTCCTAGAAGGTATCATCGcacagagagagggaggcagacagATGTGGTCAAATCTCCTTATAGGCGCTCTCTAGTCCCCGTGTGGACGCACCCTGCCTGGAGGTAGCATGCTGCATCAAGATAAGAGTCCGCAGACTGGAAGCTTGATTCATTCATCTAACTTTGTCATAACTAGCCTTGTGTGACGTTGAGAAAGTCAGAGAAAAGCCTTTCTAGAACTCACATTTAAAATGAGTCAAACTCCATTTACTTGAACTGATGAAGCCTATTTCAATTTGTGaagtatttgaattattttttttaagtgctacCCATTTTCAGTTGCagctatgagaaaaaaaaaccaattatTAACTCTTGGTGTTGCTTGATGCCCCTTAATGAATACAGATGTCTCTAATGAGGGCTCTTTACTGAAGATAATGGGAGGCTTTGCTGCAGCCTTACCAAATTCTCAAAAATTTGTGAAGTTGTcggctttctattttttaaataccgTGATTAAATAGTTAACTAGACATatccaaatgaatgaaaattggATAGAGAGAAAAGATTACCCCAAAAATTCGACTGAACACTTTTAGAAATTTAACACATATGGAGTTTCTGTGGCTTTTTCCTTGTTCGGTTTCCTGGCAGGCTGTGTCGGACATCACGGGGGCCTCCAGGTTCTGCCTTAAATCAGGGTGTCTGCCTGAGGGAAGACAGGGATAAAAGAAACCTTCCTGTTCACAAATGTCATTTAGCTCTCCAATCCCCAGCTTCTGTTTCAACTGATGTTTTGTGTCTGTCTGAACAATACTTgagccacttgatgtgaagagctgactcactggaaaagaccctgatgctgggaaagattgagggcaggaggagaaggggatgacagcggatgagatggttggatggcatcaccaactcaatggacatgggtttgagcaagctccgggagatggtgatagatagggaggcctggcatgtagcagtccatggggtcgcaaagagtcaaacatgactgagtgactgaactgaactgaacaaaataatgaggaagaaagaagacGTGATTTTGTGCATGGTTATGAGGGTTAATCTTGAAGATTTTGAAATGGCCTTTATGTCTCTTTAAAAAGCAGCATTTTCTTTCTACTCTGTGTCTGTTCTTGGAGGAATAAGAGGTGACCTGACTCAAGTTCTCAGGTGtcctcaacaagagaagtgaGCCAGTACGGGAAAGCGGAGCCTTTTTAATGTGAACTGTGCCTCTGACTATCAGGAGGCGTGGCCTCTGTGCtgagtcaggtggcctggtagcTCCATCTGCCAAAGCTCTGAAGAAGCAGTGGAGCTTTAGACAGCCTGGGAAAGGAGGAGTCTGGACTTCTGACAGGGTCTCTTTTTGCCAGACCCCTCAGACAGTACTTCCCCCTTGGtctccaccccaccctcctctGCTCTCAGTTACACAGACATGGGGCTCCTCCCCGGCCTGTCTCATCAGATATAACTCATGACCTGATGTTCGGGGGTAGGTGCACTCACCATTGTTGTTTTGGCTCCAGTCCAAACCGGAAAGCATGCAGATGGTGCCTGGCTTGACGGTGCTGGTGGCGAGGGCAATGGGCTGGACTTTTTCGTTGAGGATGGCGGGCTTAGCCAGCCTAATGAGCATGAGGTCATCTTGGGGCGCAGTATGACTATGGTTCCAGTAGCGAATAATCTGGATAGGATTAATTGTCTGCTCTGTCCCATCTCTGATTCTGATCCTGAGATTTCCCAGCATCACCTTCAGATTTCTGGAGGGACAAA is a window encoding:
- the PRSS37 gene encoding probable inactive serine protease 37; translation: MKFTFCLTVLAGTFFSAHSSVQKDDPSPYLVYLKSHFNPCVGVLIKSNWVLAPAHCYLPNLKVMLGNLRIRIRDGTEQTINPIQIIRYWNHSHTAPQDDLMLIRLAKPAILNEKVQPIALATSTVKPGTICMLSGLDWSQNNNGRHPDLRQNLEAPVMSDTACQETEQGKSHRNSICVKFLKVFSRIFGELAVATVICKNKLQGIEVGHFMGGDVGIYTNVQKYVSWIESTTKDK